AAGTATAAGGTTCAATGCACAGAAATTCATCCGCTTTTCCCTTGGTGTACAAGACCCAATGCTTGAAATAGGAGCGGTCCGCAGAATAATGGATTCCGTATCCGTCATTTCGGGTGAGAATTGCTTCGGCAGGCTCTCCCTCAGGGATACTTAAAATAGTGTCAAAATCAGCGTCTTTTAGATTGAAGCCTTTATTTAATGCTTCCAGTTCACCGAGGGGGGCCTGACGCCCTGTTGGAATAAGTTGATCATTCAATGTGTAAATACCCTCTACCGGAAGTTTTAATGTCCACTGATCAGGCTGGCCATCTAACAGGAACCAGGTGTGGTATCCCATACCAAAAGGAACAGGTTCGGTACCATTGTTGATGACGCGTAAACGCTTGTGCAGTTCCGATTCTTGTAACCGGAAATTCATCTGCAGCTTTAACGGTTGTGGCATTTGTGCCGTCCAACGGGGATCTTCAGAAGTTGAGAACTCCGTTGTAATCGCACAGCCTTCATCATCCTCTTCGATATCACTTACACACCAAGCTTGGGTGCGGTGCAGTCCATGGATATGATTGTCGTTAGCTGTATTTTGGTCAAACTGATAACTGGTGCCGCCGTATTCAAAACGGCCTTTCTCGATTCGTCCAGGCGGGATAAGCATCGGCATGCCGAAGTGGTAAGGTTTCTGTAAGTAGAACGCCAATTCACTTTCTTCTGGCCTCCGAAGTACGTGGCGCTGTTCTTGTTGGTCCTTAATTTCGATGACATTGTTACCGAGACGGGGAAGGAGTGTCACTTCTAGCCGGCCGGTTTTTAAGATATAGGTGTCGTAACCATTCCATTGTCCTTTGGTCACTTGATTCATATCGATGCCCCTTTACCACAGTAATCAATAGTAGATGATTAACCTCATCATAACAGATTTTACGGGCTGACGTAAAAAAAATGCTTGGAAAAGATACTTGCAATAGAAATGTGTGAGCTGAAAAACTTAAAAGGCTGTAGTTGCCAGAGGGCGATTGCTTACAAAATGACAAATTAGGAACGTCTGCTTCTGGCTTTAATGATAAAGCCCCAACCTATATTGAAAATGGTAAGTATACCGAGTCCTATAGCTAAGAGTATGTTATGACTTATACTTATGGAAGCTGCAGTCATCAGGATGATGGAAGATACCGCGAACCAGAGGGACAGGCCCTTGCTCATGTTAATCACCTCCAAATTTTTTAAATTTATATTTCGGTATAAGGTTACGAGAAGGAGACATAATAAGCTTGCAAGCTTGCACTGGAACACAGACATATTTCATTCAGTGAAGGGAGATTAGAATAACATGGCACAAAGAGGTTCCCGCAGCAATAATCTGGTTGTACCACAAGCAAATGCAGCCCTGCAGCAACTTAAAATGGAAGCAGCTCAAGAACTGGGTGTCACCATTCCTCAAGACGGTTACATGGGTCATTATACTTCCCGTGAAAACGGATCGCTGGGTGGATATATAACCAAGCGTCTTGTACAAATCGCAGAACAGTCGCTTTCTGGTCGTAACTCGTAATCACTATTC
Above is a window of Paenibacillus uliginis N3/975 DNA encoding:
- a CDS encoding aldose 1-epimerase gives rise to the protein MNQVTKGQWNGYDTYILKTGRLEVTLLPRLGNNVIEIKDQQEQRHVLRRPEESELAFYLQKPYHFGMPMLIPPGRIEKGRFEYGGTSYQFDQNTANDNHIHGLHRTQAWCVSDIEEDDEGCAITTEFSTSEDPRWTAQMPQPLKLQMNFRLQESELHKRLRVINNGTEPVPFGMGYHTWFLLDGQPDQWTLKLPVEGIYTLNDQLIPTGRQAPLGELEALNKGFNLKDADFDTILSIPEGEPAEAILTRNDGYGIHYSADRSYFKHWVLYTKGKADEFLCIEPYTWLPNAPNLDLPNETTGLIHLEPGQSVELHTKLQIHYPNT
- a CDS encoding alpha/beta-type small acid-soluble spore protein, whose product is MAQRGSRSNNLVVPQANAALQQLKMEAAQELGVTIPQDGYMGHYTSRENGSLGGYITKRLVQIAEQSLSGRNS